The Capsicum annuum cultivar UCD-10X-F1 chromosome 3, UCD10Xv1.1, whole genome shotgun sequence genomic sequence acccagtatattcccacaaagtggggtctggggaggatagagtgtacgcagtccatacgaCTACCCCTAAAGAggaagagaggttgtttccgatagacccccggctcaagatgcAAGGCAGTATACAAAAGCATAGAAcctgataaaataacataggtacgacatccacaaaacattgtacattgccaaacaaaggacaccaacgtccacctaattactgactatgactcatccacacccttagccctctatcctaatgtttttcctccatatcttcctatccagggtcatgtcctcagtcaactgtaactgctccatgtcacgtttaatcacttctctccagtatttcttcggtctacccctattCCACTTGAAACCtttcaaggccaacctctcacacctacgaactggggcatccgtacccctcctcatcacatgaccaaaccatctcaacctcacttcccgcattttatcctccacagATACCACTTCCACCTTTTtccgaataatttcattcctaaccctgtcagcccttgtgaaaccacacatccaacgcaacatcctcatttctgccacTTTCAACTtctggatatgagaattcttaaccggccaacactccgctccatacaacatagcaggccggattgcaattctatagaatttgccttttagCTTGGGGGCACCTTTTTATCGCATAAAATTTCTgaagcaagcctccatttcatccaaccagcctcaatacggtgagagacatcctcatctatctctccattcccctgaatcatagacccgagatacttaaaactacccctcttgcaaaccgcctgagaatccaacttcacgACCACCTCCTCCTTGCGcttcgagtcactaaacttgcattccaagtactctgtcttgtTCCTGCTCAACcggaaacctttagactccagagtttgtctccaaacctctagcttatcattaaccccttgttgcgactcatcaatcaaaactatatcatccgcgaaaagcatacaccaaggtacctcgccttgtatattccgcgtcaacacatccatcaccaaagcgaataaaaacggactaagagttgatccctggtgcaaccctgtcaagaccgggaaatgctcagaatctcctcccactATCCTTACCGgagtcttcgccccctcatacatgtccgtaatcgctctgatgtacgccacagGGACCCctctcgcctccaagcatctccaaagaacctccctaggtaCCTTGTCATACgtcttttccaagtcaataaacaccttGTGAAGATCCCTcctcctctccctatactgctctaccagtctccacacaaggtgaattgcctcagtcgtggagcgaccaggcataaaaccaaattgattctccaaaataggcacaatcttcctcaaccttcgctccaccaccctctcccaaatcttcattgtatgactcaacaacttaataccccggtagttgttgcaactctgaatgtcactcTTGTTCTTTTATAAGgaaatcatcgtgctccatctccacgcctcaagcatctttgctgacttgaaaatattgttaaacaagttggtcaGCCACCTCAAACCTGCCCCAccagagaacttccaaaaatccaccggaatctcatCGGGCTCCGTCGCCCTGCCCCTTCGCATCTTGGGAATAGCCTCactgacctcctctaccttaaaacgtcgaCAAAAGCCAAAGTCGTGACACTCCCCGGAaagctccaactcccctaacacaacacctctgtccccctcatcattcaagagcctatggaaatgtgactgccatcttttcttaatgagggcgTCTTCTACCAAAACTCtgtcatcctcccccttaatgcacttcacctggtccAGATCACGACCCTTCTGCTCCCTAAccttggcaagcctaaacaaccttttctccccgcctttctcctctaaccccttatacaatctttcagtaaactcaattttatttaatttaaataataaccaCATGTTTTAATTATATCACGTATATCTGATTTTTAATACAACGAACCAAATACTCAACAAGAAATATTCTCCACATTACAACCCATGCATTATTAGTCCCTTTACTACTACCCTGCACAACTTGTGCTTAAACCAGACACCCTAATGTCTTTGAAAGGCCATTTAACCGAGGAAACATAGGATAAATATAGATGTTTATACCCTCCTCTTCCGTCCTTCTGGTAATCTGGTACATTTGGTAAAACTCAATTTCTTTCCAATTTGTTCGAGGTCTAAGTTTTCCTCTCAGCTTCTTTATCTTGACAATTTGTTCAAGAAAATAGTTCTCACCCATGAGTAGAACTTTACCGAGTAGACACTAGCAAATCTGGGGTCTCGACTTGTGTCTCCAACTGGTTTCTTGGGCTGGGGTGGGGGTAATTAAGTTTAGTTGTGTTAGCAATTTGTTAAAGCAAATGAAGTCGAATTATTATCAGTAAATGATGATTGCATTCTTCTATGGTCATGTAGGTCTTAGTTACTTTATCTTTTGTGCTGTTTGTCTTTGTATAACACATCACCCCACATACACGCAAAAATAAAGGAAGGAAATCCATGTTGACTGACCACAAAGAAATCACTGTTTAACCGACTGTACCAGTTCAAATGCGATTCAGTAGGTAATGCATTTtgtacaaacataataaattatggATTTCTTGCTTAATAAATCTACTCAATGCTTAGTAAGATAAGCTTACGCTTAGTAAAATGACCAGAAAGAAATCACTTAATAAGTTCTCCTCAATGCTTAGTAAAATGGGCTTACACTGAAGgaccatatatatattttttgaatccTTCCTTTCCTCAGATATCCCTGCTCATGCTTATGCCTTGTTAACGTCTGATGCTGCTGACAGGTTTGTATTTGATGCCATGCATGCAGTTACAGGGGCTTATGCAAAGCCCATTTTTGTTGACAAACTTGGAGCTAGCCTTGTATGTATGCCTTGGAGTTTTTTTCTTTAGCTATTGGACTATCTTGCATGTTCCTTGTTATAGCGTTATCATCTATGTATATTGTGTAGGAGTCTATTGCAAATGGAGTGCCACTGGAAGATTTTGGACATGGTCATCCAGATCCTAACCTTACGTAAGAAATGAGTATCTGTTGAAGTAGATGTGCTTTAacttcttgaaaagaactaatatattttagttattttggtgaAGGTATGCTGAGGATTTGGTGAATATCCTGTATGGAGAGAATGGACCTGACTTTGGTGCTGCAAGCGATGGTATGCTCAAAACCATTCTGCCGCAACACTTCACCAGAGTTGTCTTTCAATAAATCGGAGAACATATATAATATGCTCCTTGAAGTTCAAAGTTTATTGATTCTTATATGAAAGGAAAATAATTAGAAAAGAGAATCAAAGTTAGAAGCCATCTTCCCACCCTAACCCAAAATCTCTGAAATGAAAAGATACCAGGGGAAAACAAGGACAGTAAAAATCctacttaaatgacaccttttttttttttggcaatatcTCTTTTCCATTTAATGGTCATATTAGTGTCCTGAGccagggtctatcggaaacaacctctctacttcatccgAGGTAATGACTGCgtatactttaccctccccagattccactttgtgggaatacactgggtatgttgttgtagtcTTAGTCTCCCTTAGAAAGAATGGTCCATTTTCTCCTTTTCTGCATACTATTTAATTTGTGTATTCTCATTTACCCTTAATGAGTCGACTTGTTAGGAGTTAGTACCCACTTGATATAGTTCACTCTTTTTTTGTTAGGagcgaaaaaaaaaaaacacgttGACCTTGACCACCACCATATAGAAGGAAAAGTTTTGGTACTTCGCATCTATTCGGCTTAGATGTCCAAATTCtgatttaatttcttaaatttcatgcaAGTTAAATACCATACCTTCACACTTGGACCATCTAGCTTACAAAATGTGTGCAGAGTGTATATGTAGTGTGTACTTTATACTAATATACACACAGTatacatacatatgcatattatatacttacctatatatatatatatacgggCCCAATGTATGTTACTCCCTCTGATCCAATTTATGTGACAGATAAAAATTGGAGTCTAACCAAATTTTTTGCATGTTCTTTAATTTAGTTCTTTTGGATAACCGTGGTGTTTGGGCCAGCTTTAGCACGCCTCAATTAAATCCATGGGATACCtaccacctcccaccaacaataGACACCAGGGATTCCTGCGGCATGTACGACTTTAGGTACTTCGAAACTATCAGGAACTaactttttatttgaattttccaTGAGACAACGAAAAATGGAAGCTTCCTGTTTCAACATCTCATGGAACTTATTAAAATGTTGAGATATTGGAAGTGAAAAGTATGACTAGTATTATCCTTTGTTGTATCCTCAGGAAAAGAGGTTCGTTGGCCTGGGGAAGGGATTAGGATTTAATTTGAGACACCTTTGAATTCCATTCCAATAACAAAATCATGGAGAATTTTCTTGTGGGTTATCAACTTCAACATAGGCAGATCTAGCTTGTAATTTGTGGGTTCATGTGAATCCAGTATCTTTTGCCCAGGTCCTGTATACGTATTAAGAAGTTCACTGAACATCTATAAATATTCGACTGTGAACAAGCTATTACTGTATATTAGTTTGAGGTTCTATAGGAACTCATACACAtcaaatcctggatccgcctcaACTATTGAGTATTGAAAAATGGTGCTCTTACCTGAGGCCTCACAACATATTCCCTTTGATTTGAGGGTCTCAGATTGCTTGCTGGAAAAGAAAATTACACCCAGAATATATTGATTTGGTTGTGCATCAAATTCAAAGCCCACGAATCACACGGGTATAACCTAAGTTTAGTAAAAGGTGAAGTAATAGTTTACACTTTGCTCATTGCATGGTTGTGTCGCGCAAATTCTACCTAAGCATAAATATTGAAGCATGTGCACAAATTTAGTTGATGgattaacttatttttaatttgagTTTTTCAGTGATTGGTGGTGGAATGTGTTGGCCGCATAATTTATGATGTGCATCCGTTGTTGCAATGTTAGTAGATAATGCCTTGTAAAGGTTTTTACTTAGCAATCGAATGCAGTGTCTTCTACAGCAGTTCCCATAGCACTTCACCATGCATGTCCTCTTGCTATTTCTGTTTGCTATATTGTTATGAATTCTGTTTTTTCttgaaatcttatcttgattTGTTTGAATAGTGAGCCTCTCTTATGGGGCTTGTGATTCTCTATGCAGAAAAATGCAAAGCAGAAAGATGTATTCACACATTAGAAAACCTAAATAGGAATTCTAATTAGTCTAAGATTTGTGTGTCAGGTGTTTAGTTTGGAATAACTCCTTAAGGATGTCAGTACGATAAGTAGAATTGAAGTCCATTTGTGCTTGTTGAAGCTCATTTGTAATCAGAAAGGGGAAAGAGTGTGTAGTTCAAACCCCGTCAGCATGAAGGTAAAGCAGGCATGAATCCAAATCTGgcataattttgatttattgctgTACATGTTGACACGAAAGTAGAAACAAGGTGGACGATATTGAGGGATGGAAAGAAACATAATGATGAATTGTCTTGAGCTTCATGTCAGCTTACTTAAATTATTATGCCCTAATTATCTATTTCCTAGCTGTAAGTTAAGAGAGCTGCGTTAACTTGTTTCTGTTTTTCATATCTTAAATAATAAGAAAGTCTTATGGAAACCAAAGTCTGATTTTCACCTGTGCACTTACACAGGAGATGGTGATAGAAACATGATTCTTGGAAGAAGCTTTTTTGTTACTCCATCTGATTCTGTTGCAATTATTGCTGCCAATGCCCAAGATGCTATTCCATATTTCCAGTCCGGACCCAAGGTCTGAAGCACTCAAGCCTTTTATGCACCTCTGGCTTTGGTCCTTGCGCATCACAAATTTGACCTGTATATTTTGTAGGGTTTGGCTCGATCAATGCCCACTAGTGGTTCTCTAGATCGCGTTGCCCAAAAGCTAAATCTCCCCTTTTTTGAGGTTAGAACTTGGTTactgtttctttaatttttgatgaTGTTGCACTCTTCAACTATACTTCTAAAGTTATGCCCCTCAGGTGCCAACTGGTTGGAAATTCTTCGGTAATCTAATGGATGCTGGAAAATTGTCAATCTGCGGCGAAGAAAGTTTTGGGACTGGTTCTGACCATATCCGTGAAAAAGATGGTATATGGTATGTTTACATGTTTACAAGTGATTCTTTAAGTAGTTTGTGACTATCAAATCGGGTACATTTCTTCGGATATGTTCATTTCCTTGCCCCATTTTGATGCTGTGGCACAAAGGCAAATAAGTATGAGAACATCTATCTCCTATATTGTTAGTAATATAATGATGGTATTGTTGATTGTACCCCTTCTTTGAATCCTCATTCTGTGAATCTGCTGTTGGTTACTCTTCCATTTCATCTTAAATAATGCCAGTGGATATTACTCGTCCTTGAGAGATTCTTCTTATAATCTGTATCACCAAATGAATTGTTGCTCTTCTCATTCTCCTCTTTGGTACATTGTAAACCTTAGCTCAGTATAACAGCTATCAACTCTGTGGTCTTAACTTCTGAACTTGGTAACTGACAGGGCTGTTTTAGCTTGGCTTTCAATACTTGCATATTGGAACAAGGACAAAAAATCAGGGGAGAAATTGGTTTCTGTTGCTGATGTTGTGAAGGAGCACTGGGCCACTTATGGAAGGAACTTCTTTTCGAGATATGACTACGAGGCAAGCACATTTTGTTATGTGTACACTTTTTGTGTCTGTTAAACACCTTTTTGCAGTTAGTTTTAGTTTGTCTTCTGAAGTGATTTGTGGATTGCTTGATGGGACAGATGATTAATTGCAACACTTTGTCATAATTTTCTGACCAGGAATGTGAATCAGAAGGAGCAAATAACATGGTCGAATATCTTCGGGATTTGATTTCTAAAAGCAAGGCTGGTGATAAGTATGGTAAGTTCTCATATAAAAGTTAAATTTATCAAGATTCACAGCATTTTAAGTTCTTTAAGCAACGAAGTTCTCCTACAGGAAGTTACATCCTAGATTTTGCTGATGACTTCGCCTATACTGATCCAGTAAGTTCTGAGATTTCTTAGAAATGCATGTCTAACTATTTTCctgaaaattttaattagttgttgtgCATTCTCAGGTTGATGGAAGTGTCGCATCCAAACAGGGGGTTCGGTTTGTTTTCAGTGACGGGTCCCGCATCATCTTTCGACTTTCGGTCTGTATTGGCTCCTTATGTTAAATCTCTGAAAATAGGAGTGGTATAATAGGAAGTCTAGATAAATGAAATTAGATTGTTTGTAGCACCGTAatccatattttttaaaatactccGAAAAAATCCATATAATTAATTTCTAACTCATTTAGCCTCTATCAAGTTTCATCTTGAAAAGCGTGTTAAAGGGTCAACTGAGACGTTCAAATGACATGGAGGAACTAGTACCTTATTATGTTGTGTGGGTTTTTATGACCATTCTCTTCTATTTTATCTGGAAACTGCATGCTGTAGTTTATCAAGTGGAATCAATTGGAGATCTCTATTTTACAGGGTACTGGATCTGCTGGTGCAACAGTCAGAATATATATTGAACAGTTTGAGCCAGATGTATCCAAACACGATATGGATGCTCAAATTGCGTTGAAACCATTGATAGGTTAGACTGTTCATCTATGAGGTCAACTTATGAAACATTCCCATTTCCTTGAAAATTTATCTAGATATCTTTTGCAGATCTCGCTCTTTCCATATCAAAGCTAAAGGATTTCACAGGAAGAGAAAAGCCAACTGTCATAACATAAGGGCATAGATATCTGCAACTACAATTGCTTAACGGAAGTCTTCTTGTGACAGTTGTAGTAGGTTGGACGCTTCCTTTGTTCCTGAATTTTACGTGATGCATGGTTCATCCTCATTTGGCTGCATATAGATAATAGTCTTCTGAGGACCAGaattaaaatcatgtaaattatgTATAATTATCTGAGTGAAAATTAGAACATATGACTGAAGTATTTAATCAATAGAATGTTGCTGCACTAGAATTCTTTTTTCTTCCGGGAAGTTTTGTTAAATTTGTAATAAGTTGGCCCTTTAACTAATGGCCTTCTCTTCGCCACATTAGAAAAGAGACTTTAacttttgccttttcttttctgaattatgTTAAAATTAACTTTTGGTTCCATTATTTGGACTCCTACTGTCGGTAATTATGatgcatactatgatcttccgtGGCAGCTTAGTCTATATTGGCCAAAATAACAGGTTATATTGTCTAGAAATTTTATTCTAGAATGTGACTGTTCCCATGCCTTGTACTGCCTGTTGGTGATGGCATCTTTGTGGGTTCACTCGAGTTCCTTCTAAATTGATTAATGTATTTCGGATGGTTCCTGTGAGATTTGTCATCTGTCTGTCTGATCTTCATCTTCATTGtttatatatactaaaatctgttCCTTGGTGTTATTATGCATTTTTAAAGACCATGCTTTGAAAGGTTAATCATCCTATATCTAGATAAACACTTCCCATAAAGAGTGGCTtccttttttcttaaaagaaaaactaTATCGGGAGAACTTATTTAATCAAATTTTGCTTTTGTGGTAGTTATTTTGATATATTGGATAGAATATAGGAGTATGAGGTTAGAAACACCATGACCAGACATACTGTTATGCCAGAACTTTTTAAAATCCATACAGAAGCAACCTTTGCTTAAGATAGTCATGTAATACCGCATTAATGTTAAGGGATCGTATTTCCTTGCTAACCTAAATGCTTTCTTTGCTTTAATA encodes the following:
- the LOC107863363 gene encoding phosphoglucomutase, chloroplastic: MAMESAFTLTRLSTPSLLCRNSSSHHHHHHHHRRHLKSFSFPPELASFKYSFRTITHAPFVVNASSSSPSSPSTTLAESQGLKINSIPTKPIEGQKTGTSGLRKKVKVFMQENYLANWIQALFNSLPLEDYKDGLLVLGGDGRYFNREAAQIIIKIAAGNSVGKILVGKDGILSTPAVSAVIRKRKANGGFIMSASHNPGGPEYDWGIKFNYSSGQPAPESITDKIYGNTLSISEIKIADISDVDLSQLGVTKCGNFSVEVVDPVADYLELMENVFDFSLIQSLVSRPDFRFVFDAMHAVTGAYAKPIFVDKLGASLESIANGVPLEDFGHGHPDPNLTYAEDLVNILYGENGPDFGAASDGDGDRNMILGRSFFVTPSDSVAIIAANAQDAIPYFQSGPKGLARSMPTSGSLDRVAQKLNLPFFEVPTGWKFFGNLMDAGKLSICGEESFGTGSDHIREKDGIWAVLAWLSILAYWNKDKKSGEKLVSVADVVKEHWATYGRNFFSRYDYEECESEGANNMVEYLRDLISKSKAGDKYGSYILDFADDFAYTDPVDGSVASKQGVRFVFSDGSRIIFRLSGTGSAGATVRIYIEQFEPDVSKHDMDAQIALKPLIDLALSISKLKDFTGREKPTVIT